A single window of Nicotiana tomentosiformis chromosome 1, ASM39032v3, whole genome shotgun sequence DNA harbors:
- the LOC138897295 gene encoding uncharacterized protein, whose product MPGLPKVEWRGLLDFVPSRVISYLKAQRMVGKGCLSYLAFVRDVDADTPTIDSVPIVRDFSDVFPVDLPGMPSDRGINFGIDLVLGTQPISIPPYHMASAELKELKEQLQELLDKGFIRPSVSP is encoded by the coding sequence atgccagggttgccaaaggtcgaatggagaggtttgctagattttgttcctagcagagtAATCtcctatttgaaggcccaacgtatggttgggaaggggtgtttgtcatatttggcctttgtgagagatgttgatgcagatactcctactattgattcagtaccgatcgtgcgagacttttcggatgtatttcctgtagaccttcCGGGTATGCCATCCGACAGGGGTattaatttcggtattgacttggtgctgggcactcagcccatttctattcctccgtatcatatggcatcagctgaattgaaagaattgaaagaacaacttcaggaactccttgataaggggtttattaggcctagtgtgtcaccttag